A window of Glycine soja cultivar W05 chromosome 2, ASM419377v2, whole genome shotgun sequence genomic DNA:
aaataagttattaaaattaaaattacaaaagagaaaaatacaataaagtAATGATTGCTTTATTATTTCAATTGTCTTTtatctataaattataaaaatgtgagAAAACAATGAGAatctacttttaaaaaaataatcaatagaTGAAATGgtgaaataaatttaagaaattaatgttATTACTGTTAACTTTCTTTTTTGAGAACAATGCAACATAACGATAACATTATAAAGTACTGTTAGAGATATAAATAAAGAACTAATTTATATTACATTCAAAAGTtaacatgaaatttattttgaaatttatcatTTCTCCTTATAAAACTTCATGTAGTGAGATATTGAGATATACTCAAAATCtcgtgagaaaaaaaaaagaatataagcCGTGAGATGAATGAGAATCAAACAGGAAAAATGAGTGGGACCACTGCCAGAATGTATATGACGGCTTTTAATCGCATCTATCCAATACTTAAGGGACACAAAAAAATGACGTCTTACAATTATACAGGTAACAGTTATATAGcgcatgcatatttttttaatataagcaACAATTCCACGTTATATGCCTTTTATTCGTGTCAATAAAGAAGGAATAACAATGTTTCCACTAAAAAAAGGAATAATAATGCAGAATAGGACAAacctaaaaacaaaagaataacacgtttaatcaaaataaatattgtgcAAAAATTATACCCAAAACAAAGCAATGACAAGTCAATTAATTGAATCACAAGAAAGTTCCTTTTGAAGCATGCACAACCttaattttaatcctttttaaTAGTGCAAAGCACCgtgtaaatttaaaaaatattgtttagatATTTTCAACCCTTATACCTTCccctttattttgattttgaagaaaTGTAGTATTTTTGTGGTTACTGGTTAGTCAATTAAATGCGCATGCAGTATGAACAAGGAGGCGATCATGGATAAGAACAAATGAACAACGCCATCTTCAATTGtgtctaattaaataattttaaacaatggtataattataattatgatacaAATGAAGATGGCATGAAAATAAGGACCTGCACGAAAATTGactgaaaattgaaaatgtcGACCAACTTTGataagagagaaaacaaaacaaaacacgtCGAGGGATAAAGTATAGATTAATTAGCGTGGCAGAgaagatgatgatcatgattatAATTGACGGGTGATAGCCACGAAAGAGCAAAAGGAAACCCtatcaatcaaattcaaagcCTATGAGATTAGATAGGGGAGTAGTGACAGTtggaaatataattaaaagtttgaCATGATTATAGTATATAACACTAGTACTTAATTAGAGAATCTCGCCATCTCCATACAGTGCTTGCAACAAAAATTGGCCTTGATTAATCTCTTTGTTCATTTGTGTCAACCTCTCATTCATGTCAGCACAACTTAATCCTTTTAACAACACttaatttgtttcttttcaCAATTGTGACATGGGGAATTATATATAGGTTTAAATATAAATGagattcttttatatatatttactttttattttgagttttttataataaaaaattattattctaagaTATTGATATATATACCTAATTAAGTCACAACATAATTTTATCTCAACcactcttttaatatatatatatatatatatatgacttaaATGTTATTAAAGACACATATGTATACCTTAGTTTCAGCCTATAACCATTCAGTTAGATACTTTAGCATACTCAGTATATATCTCCTACTCCCCCGAAAGTTATTGTATTTCCTTATGACCAGTCGCTGCTTTGCTATTGTATTTGACATCATCCCAAACCTTCTCTTTGAATATCATATCATTCCTCTGTCTCCAACATAGCCACCCACACTATCTTGGCTTTTGATCCCGAGATAGATATTTCCCACGTGCTGCCAGAAATGAGTTTGAAGATTCAGTACTGGAACCACCCTTATTTCTCCCAGTCATCGATTCCATAATTCAGTAACCCAAGTGAGTTGCAGTTAATTTCTTTAGTTTCtacttttggatttgttttatCTCTTTAATTACTGAAACCGTCAAATACTTTACATCATTCATGTGAAGTTTCATTTTCAGTTTAGGACTGTTTCTAAAAATGGGCAAGAACGATACAAAATTTcctcttttttaattataaatttgaatataaGATTGTAAATGGACAAGAAAGATATAAATCCCATCAAACAGTTAAAAGAGGAGGGCAGTAAGAAATTGAAGTTTGGAAGATAACACAATCTGCTTTTTTGACTTAAGCATGATTTACACAAGCCGTGTTTAGGTACAGTATAACAACAAATCATGATCAAACTTAAACAATATCATAACAGTAAAAgaaaccttctctttttctttccttttgttttgaaaattaataaccaataaaaccaaataaaaacaccaacaaatgTTAAAAAGAATTTGACTTATATAAAccgtgtaaaaaaaatttatttatgattgaatttttaacttatgatatctaaaatttatagaataaatCATTTATACACTGCTTTTTAATTGCAactattatatatgtaaaatttattgattttaagtactaccttaaaaattattattcattgataatgtatttttttttaaagatatacaTCAATTAAACTCCATAATTATAGTATAATCCATCAAAATTGACTAGTCAAGACTCAcaaatgaagagagagagagattttacGGCTGCCTTTACACGACAAACCAATTAAAACCCGCCACGTCAGAAATCCGCGTCGCATGCGATTCCTCCCCTCCTTTTCACGAGAAATTGACCAGCCGGTAAAatggaatcaaaatcaaacgGGGCAGAGACGTACCCGAAACGTAGCGGGTTCCACCCCTCTCTATCCGTTCTACACGTGCCTTCACCGGCACAACCGGTAAGCGGTCACTTAACGGCGAAAACTTTGTGTCCACCATCCACCCCCTCGGACAATCACcccaaaacacaaaaaaacaattctttaaacataaataataaaaaaactcataacaaacaaacaataataataataaattagtgggcaataattattatttaattgtgCATTAAGATATGATTTAAGGGAGATAAGGGGGTAGTAGAGAGAGTCGTTTGTTTCAGATTTTGCTCCAAAATCAGAACAACCACCAAAGCTTCCATCTGATTTGCAGAGAGTTTTTTCTCAAGGGACCAACCAAGGACActatagagagagaaagtggtTCTGTTCTTTCTGTGAGTAACGTAACATGCAATAGATACTTTAtgaatagagagagaaaaaagagttgaagaaaGATTGTTGTTCAATTTGAAAAATTTGCCCATCAAGTAccctttttctgttttcattttttggttggtTTTGCTTCCTATTTCCAACCCTGTAAGTCTCTAAGCACTGTTTCTCTCTGCTTGCTTTTATTTGTTCTCTTCTTCAAGTTTTATTCTTTGTGAATGAGGTCAACAGTTCTTTGCTTTGCTGGGTTTTCTTCTGTTGTGTAAAGATCttgattgaattttgatttttctagtTGAATCATAGGGGCGTAAGGAATGGTGGGTTGtgttcaaaatttgaaatttttgttgctTGCATTGGGATGTTGGATTCATTTCTGCATTGGTGTGTTCAATTGAAGTTCGTGTTGTTTATGGCGTTTTGCATCTTTGGGGGGGACCTATCTATCACACGAGaggcatttttcatttttctctttaatcAAAGGTTTCGCCTTTGTTATAacatgagaaaaatgaaagaaaaaaaaagaagtgattTTGGGGATTTATCTGGGTGATTGGTTTGAATGGATTGcgatatgaagaaaaaaattgtgatagtTGTTGATTGTATGGGCCTTGCTTGTTGTGGTGGGTGTTTAAATTGgtgcaaagaagaaaaaaaggggcAAAATTTGGGAACTTTTGAATTGAATTTCATCAATTTTGTTTGAACAGGCTCTTGATTTTGCACTGGTGGATTGAAGGTTGTGTCGTTCCTGGATCGTTCTTTCTCTGTTGCGGAGACATGTTGGACGGTCGTTCCTGCGTTGTTCCGAGGTTGTTTTCCGGCACTTGCCAGGCGGAGAACGAATGGTCTTACATGAAGTGCTTGCTGGAGTTGGACATCAAGAATGGCAAACGCCCTATGGGGATTGATGATGTTGAGGAGGATGAGCCCCACCAGCCAAGGAAGTGTACTAAGAAGTTGGATTCTTGCCATAGAGTTGAAATGGCTCGAATTTCATTTCAACGGCAATCTATTGAGGCCAAGGATTCTGTAGTTGTTCCCCCTTTGGATCAAGAGACCATTGAGCCATTGAGTGTTTGTCAAGGAGTTGTTGGAGAAGAAGGAGCTTTGACTGACCGGCTATTGTGTGAGAAAGAACATGAGGGTGATGGTGATTTGATGGATTTTGGTGACCATCAATCTGATAAACAGCAGCAGGCTCAGCCGGGGGATTTGTCAGATTTCGGTGTTCGGCTATTTGATGAAGATCAGTTGCAGCATGAtgataatttattgaatttgagTGAGCAGCAATCCGAGGGGCGGCAGCAGCAGCACCACCATGGTGGGGATTCTTCGGATTCCAGTTCTCTCTTGCCACGCATGAACCGGGACAGCTCAATCACCTGTCTCAGCCGCTGTTCGAGGTCAGATTATGGTTCTCTCGCCTCGCTGAATAGGAGCTTCCGGAACATAATCCGAAGTGGTGAGCTCTATCAATGGAGGAGACTGAATGGTATCATGGAGCACTGGATTTATTTTTCCTGCGCCCTCCTCGAATGGGAGGCCTATGATCCGATTCGCCAGCGGTGGATGCATCTGCCAAGGATGGCTTCTAATGAATGCTTCATGTGTTCAGATAAGGAATCTTTAGCTGCTGGCACTGAGCTGCTTGTGTTTGGGAGGGAGCTGAGATCCCATGTCACTTACAGATACAGTCTCTTGACAAACTCGTGGACCTCTGGAACAAGGATGAATGCTCCAAGATGCTTGTTTGGCTCAGCAAGCCTTGGTGAGATTGCAATATTAGCTGGTGGGTGTGATTCAGAGGGACACATCCTTGACTCTGCTGAGTTATATAATTCCGAGACTCAAACGTGGGAAACACTCCCAAGAATGAAAAAACCCAGGAAGATGTCCTCTGGGGTATTTATGGATGGAAAGTTTTATGTTATAGGGGGGATTGGGGGGAGTGACTCTAAGCTCCTCACATGTGGAGAGGAGTACAATTTACAGACTAGGACATGGACTGAGATTCCTAACATGTCCCCCGGACGTAGTAGTAGGGGTCCTGAGATGCCTGCAACAGCTGAGGCACCACCTCTGGTTGCTGTTGTAAATGATGAATTGTATGCTGCTGATTATGCTGACATGGAGGTTAAGAAGTATGACAAGGAGAGAAATGTGTGGTTTACCATTGGGAGACTGCCAGAACGAGCAGTGTCAATGAATGGCTGGGGTCTTGCATTCAGGGCATGTGGAGATAAGCTTATTGTCATTGGTGGACCTAGGACTCATGGTGAGGGTTTTATTGAACTCAATTCATGGGTGCCTAGTGAAGGGCCTCCACGGTGGGATCTACTTGCTAGAAAACGTTCTGGCAACTTTGTCTATAATTGTGCTGTGATGGGATGCTGAAGCATTGAATTGTCAAAGTTAACAACACATTTTGATGCTTCAAGTCCAAGGAGTTGCACAACATTGATTCATCCGTTGACACAGGATTCTTGCTAATTGGTACTTTGCCCCCCCTTATTTCtttctataatatttttctttcaaaggtTGGGGATGATGGGGACAAGATTCAGATATTACTCAAGATTAGCTGAGAAAAGTTTTATGTGGAGGTGCTCTTCAGTCCTCCCCCCCCCCATGTTTAAAATTTCAACCAGTATTTTGTTACATTTAAATTGGCATCTTCCCCCATTTACATTGACCTGAGATTTTCAAACTTTGGTATCATCTAGCAAAGGAATAGATTAAATAATTGAAGTTCCATATAAACTTAGGTTACTGGTGTTGTTTGTTTAAGTGCTTCTAAGAACACACGACTGGATACTTGATTCTCATGACATAAATTTCCTAGCTTGAAggaaagaaataattttctgagtttatttttttcttttttccttttctcaatTCTGTATCGATTCAATTTTCCATTTGAATTCATGGACTTTGTATCTTGAACTCTCTCTGGTCTGGAAACTGGTATATGACCCTTCCATTTATTTCTTACCGCAGATATAAAATGCTATCATAAATAGAATTGTTTATCTCCATTTTGTTTAATGGTGAGATGCATCATGATGCAAAACTCATGGATGCCAAAACTTAAATAGAGGAAAACTTTCCATTTTTACATTGTGCAACCTTCATGGAAAAATTAGTTTGCTTTTTCTgtccaaataatattaattgttttgttgttttaaaaatcattGTTGAACTTGTGATTAATAGAGTTGTTTAATGTGTGGTTAAGAACTAAatgcttgaaagttgaaaatttaGATCAATGATCTTTATTGTTAGCCATTGATGGAATGCTGCACCACATCATTGAGCCATTATTACTATGTTGATTGGAAGCCATCCAACAAACAACTTTTTTGTTGTCTTCGCAATTGCATGAACCTTATGTTGGCCTTTATTTTCAAGTGTCTTATACATGCAGTGCAGATGCTGTTGAAAACTTGAAATTGAGATATGCTTACATCTAATTTGTCTAAAGCCTATTGTAGCTATTCGATCTTTCTAATTTTGTTGGGTTGTTGCATAACCATTATTAGACATCAAAAGTCCTTCAACATCCTAAGTTTATGTTTGGTTAAATTTCTCAATAAGCACtcgcaagagaaaaaaaaaacaataaggtCAAATAAATTAAGCTTTTTCACaagttaaaataagttttttagaaGTTAAATAAGAGAGCATTTATGAAAGTTGAAGAGGGTGAGTTTGTTTTGACTTACAAAAGAAgcttaaatgtttattttttattttcttctcttattaagaaatttatccaaataaaattttagtctACTACTCGACAATCCACAATTGTTATTAGTAGAAATCAAGAACAATAATTGACTAAAGTATGCCATATAGTGGAATCATGTGAAACAGAAGTGAATTCTGAGGTATGATGCACATATCAAAGAACATGAAGATTGCACCACGTTATTCATGTCAACAAGTATCTCAAGGGcatttatttagatttttttagaaaaggaaGCATTTTACTAATAAtacaacatttattatattaggGACATAAAAAgctttactttttgtttaatatatattttttgtatttttaacaaGTGTGATACAAGCATTTTGCCTTTTCCCATTTATTAAACCTATGGTGCATAAAAGTTCTACACAAATAGAAGAAAAAGTTGtgtaattcaaatgaaaatggAAGATTAACTTGGAACCAGTAAAACTTGATGTAACATGCCTTAGAGACCAATGAAACACTGTTAAATCTCTGGATCACTTTAAGGGGAAGCAGTAAGCTTGTATTAACAGAACTCAAGGTCTCGAATGCCACCcatgtaaatgaaaaaaataaataaaaagaaagccATAGAAAAGTGTGAATGTTAAATGTGTTTGGTGATTCAAATCTTATTCTTAGGAAAGTATGAATGTTTAAATTACTGACATATATGGGTGTCGgtgacaaaaattaaaaagaatgttTAAAGCAAGTGTAGAAGAATTTTTTTAGGAAGGAATTTTTATTTTCGAAGTCCAAACAACCATATGAAAAGACTTAACTTGATAAGATTATAGGATATGTAGAGCTGTAAAGAAAAAATGGAATAgcattttaaaaagattatgaGAAGTCACGGTTGTTACATAACTTCTTTGAAGATAGTACAAGATTGATACATCTTAGGTAAGTGAAGAATTGAGGTAAAAACCCAAAGTGGTATCACTTCCAGGTTTTAACCAAGTCAATAGTAATCACTTCCAGGTTGAAAAGAAGAAAGTAGAAGAGATGCATGTTCAACATTATTAAAAGATAGTTTTCTTTTGTTAGTGTAAATTGTAATTGTTGCATATTTACCTTTATTAGAGTTGTGTTCAATCACCAATGTTCAATGGTATTGCGCCAAGCAATGGTCCAAAACTACCTAGAATCGGAATTtgattatgcaacaattatctgctataatataaaaagttacaTTTCATCGATCATTTAGTGGCAGAAGTAGCAACAATCATGACTCACTTAAGATAATATAAAGGGATCAACAAGGCACAAATCAAAGGGATCAACAAAGCAAAGTAACACATGAGGAAGATAATGATTAAGACAACCCATGAGGTTGGGTTCGCAAGCAgagaaatatttcttttattattaaacttTGGAAGCATTAAAGGTCGATATTGCATAGAAGGGGAggcattatatttatttgcttGGATTAACAATGAATGTGTACTCTCTTGTATTGGGAGGAACTAGTCAATCCATTATAACAAGAAAACTATGGTCCTTTTAGgtttcaaaatccaaatgaatTCATTTGCAGCATTGCACAAGTTGATAGTGTGCAAGAGTTTGCAAAGAGGTTTGAAAGAGTCCAAAATTTGCCTTGTTTTTGAGGGGTTCATTAGTGGGCTAAAAGAAGAATTAAAATTGGTTATTCCAAAAGtcgaaatttgtaattttacattctgGAATATTccggaaggaaaaagaaaggtgCATTAAACAACTTGGAGGTGCAGGAAACAACAACCATTAAAATATGATCACAGAATTCATAAACCAGAAGTGTGTATAGGGCTTGTATGAGACTAAGCCAGAACTGTGTATAGGGCTTGCATGAGACTAAGGCCTAATCAAACattggaataaaaaatagagtaaagcCTCCTTTTCTCTGACCAACAAAAGAGGAAAATCTATTTGAAacaaagattataaaaaaaccCATTTGGaaacaaatgttaaaaaaatgaaaaactattATATCTTAGGGATAACAATTGACGTGTGGGGATGGGATTGTAGTTGTCAATCATGTTATATATCTTGTGTAAGCCtgcatctttcattttttttttttgtgtcgtCAATACTGCATCTTTTGTTAAGTTAGGCTTGTATGAAATCTGAGCCCAAGAAAAAAACGAGCTAAttcaagggtttttttttttcacttccaGAATTATTTCCTGCACTTTTCATGTTACTTGCAGAATGATCAACTCCCCATATTGTTTCCAGAATGACCATTACGAAAGAAATATGGGAAGTGCAAGAAGCAATTATTCTTATTAAATTATGTGTAGGCCTAAAGAAATTTCAAGGGCCGAACAACAGTACGATTGGCCCAGTGTAGTGGTGTCTCTTGAGGCAAAGAGCTTTTGTTATttccaaaataacaataatattaataattaaaaatgatattaccAGTATTTTTCTTACACAGTATTAGACTTTCAGAGTGCTGCACAATGTTACCTATCCATCCAGATCTCACGATCACAACTTTTAATTTTcactatttaatttttctttttattttcctacGTTGTCTTTCTTCAACTGTCCTCTTGCCAAATTGTAAGCGAAATTTTTTCTgatattttatgttgtttttttgAAGGATTTTTGTTTCTcgtttcattatatatatatatatatatatatatatatatatatatatatatatatatatatatatatatatatatatatatatatatattcctctctttttctctaaaATCTACCTCCTATATATACCTCTAgggaaataatttattattagagtATAAGAACAACACCACTATTTTTACTCAAAAATATTCTTATGTGAATTTTGTGGGACTTAGTCTAATAAAATATCTCCACTTTGAAACTTAGATTacaaaattgtgaaattttatgttttttttaaggattcCTGTTTCTcgtttcaatatatatatatatatatatatactcctttctttttctctagaATCTACCTCTCATATATACCTCTAGGGAAATAGTTTATTATTAGAGTATAAGAACAACATCataatttttaagtgaaaaataTTCTCATGTGAATTTTGTGGGACCTAGACTAACAAAATATCTCCACTTTAAAActtaaattgcaaaatttgtCTCTCTTGTTCAAGATAATTACTCGAAGAATCTCACCTCTGCAAATGGTGTAGACAAGTTCCCTCCACTCATAAAGTTTTACCAACAATGATGGAAAtattacttcttcttttttttcttctctcaaaGAAGATTTCTAGAGATGAGATTATTGAATTATTTGCAAGTTCTCTCTTTATAGAGCAAAGGAATATGACTATGTTCATAAATGTAACTCTTCATGAAAAATAGATATTATTTATCCATCATCCAAATACATTCATCCCATTCGACCCTCTTTTAGTGATAGGGATAGTTTTCAAAGAACTACACCTTCTAATATACAAAGTGGTTAATTgtcacttatttatttatgatactTCATTAATTAAGGAAGGAATCacaacatatttttatgttaactcAGAAAATATAGACAATATATACTttcattcaaataatttattccttaaatctaaaactcttatcattttaatttatcattgcACAATAAAATAAAGTGCTCATTATTAATAATAGAAAGTCGTACACAATACTTGTCAAataccaaaagaagaaaaagacctAACACATGGGAGTATATTTCTATGGATAGAGTTTGCCAAACAACTGCAATATGATCCGCAGAACTTTCTTTTTCATGCCACTATGCTAAGCCATCAATCACTTGAATGAGTAGAGCATCTCTCACAAGGGACAGAAACCGACCTAAAAATCCCAACGCAACATAGAGGATCAATAATACGTGTTATCCACTACTATATATCCTCCCAAACAAAACCTGTGGAACTAAacccttttccctttttttgccTTACCAGGTGTCAAACTAGACTTACCTTAATATCTCTCCAGAATCTTGGGCTGCCCAATTGATCatcacctctttgggttctccACTTTTCTACccaatcaagactcaagagacCCCTTATGCTTGAATTGACCACAACAACAATAAGATCATCATTATTCTGGTAcaatcactattttttttcttcataaaaagtTTACATGAATTGAATATCAGATATTTTTCCAGATCAGAAAAAATCTTTAGactcaaaatatttataaaaatatttaaatattcacAACTAAGTTTTCATATCGGCTTGCATAACTTAAATTCGTATGATTTTGGAAGAGTTTGATCTTTTTTTTGTCTACATCATATAtatcatcttttattttaaatcagaTGAGATTATTATGAACCATAAagttgtatatttttatatttaaaattcaaatttaaaacctGTGATTAAGTTGGAACAATCTTAAGACAATTAACTCACACATTTGATATCATATGATTTTGGTCTTTACCATCTAAATCACTTTTGTTAGCTTTATGCTAACTATTTAGTGCACAGAGCCTGTGGCAATGAAGTAGCATAAAGTGCACTGACAGCTAAATCTCTTTAGTGATGGTGGGATATTGGGCTCGTATTCCTTTTGACGCCTTAGCCTTAGTAATGGCCAAGCTGTAAAATCCATCCACCACTACCACTAACTCACCATCGCTCCCACTTTTTGTCCCcatataaaccatcacaaaaaCATTGCACATATATGTACTCAAAGCTATGGTGTGACCCAGATTGCCCAACAACTTTATCCCAATCTTTCTCAAATGGTACAAGATTATCCACATATCACAGCAATGATCATCAATAGGAGCTTCATTTCACCTTGAATTTCAGCCTATACAATGGAAACTACACCTAATTATTTACAAACCAACCTACTCCCATGATTCATTAATTAAGtctctcttatttttaaaaactattttcaagttaaaaacaaaaaaaagaattacaagagtagtttttataatatatatttttattataaatcagAGTATACacaacttataaaataaatctCTCATCTCTCCCACTTTTTATGAATTAGAAATTATGGATATaatctcttttctctcttttatatatgcatttcACACATTATTTTAGCAACAAGTCAAATGAACTTTTATTTCAAACCACCCTTCTTTTACTGTATACTCAATCTTGTTAATGGTCTATCTCTGATaatctatttttgtttattttaatatttatcactaaattaaaattttaatagtcttgtttaaaataattttttaatagttaaaaataaatttatatcataatttaaattattctcattataaatctaaaatataattatattttcaaatatatttatgtttattaattatataaaacaaacatttatcACGGGTAATGccaaaataaaatagttgtttttaaaataaaatattttttgtttttgaaataaaagCTATAATATCTCTAAATTGTTGGATTTATCTACTTTTAATTTTCTActacttatattatttcttatattatttcttgCATATCATAtcgatatatataatttgatgagTAGGACTAAATCATTCActcttatttatattattttttcagcGACTGAATGACTAATCTCTGCTTAATATTCATGACGAtgatgatgtaaatatattatatacttgGAATGTTCAATCTTATATTCTTTCATATTAGGGATGTTTATATGTTAATTTGGATGTAACATAAAATGTGCATGTAACATAAAATGTGCACATAAGTCCATAACTTCTTCATTATcacagaatatatatatatatatatatatatatatatatatatgtcaaatCCTTAACTTTCAAGTGGATTTCAAGTtccaattatatttaattggtttggatttgaattttgtttttccaataagaaccaaatcaaatccattaagataaaattgatttagtcCAACTCATCAAAttatgacaaaaatatttttttttatatttttagtttaatatgtaattattttttatttatataatttcttagttttatattaatgcaagataaaaatatttcttgttCTTTAATGAGTAATGactgattatttatattataaatatttttttacaattgtcACTTAATATatctcattaattattttatctaaaatatgataaaaaaaagttgttagaAATATGACTAAATTAACACACTTAGAAATATTAGATAAAACTAGTATTTTAACTTGTATATTGCACAAAATAAATGTTTcttttatatgattaaaatttataacaaataaataattttaaatatataaactatactataattaaaatgtaataaataaataattttgaatatataaattatattttggatttatgataaataatgtatattattatagaactttatttataatttcttttaaaatactgaaaatttgaaatttaaattataagtaaagatattaaaaataatagattaaaaGATATATGAGATTAAGAAACATTCCTAAAAAcactaccgtaaaaaaatagctaaaaattgtaaaatacaCTCATTGAAAAAGTGACAGCTAAAAACTCTATGGTTGTAGATAACTATTCTAATTTATACATATAGAAAAATCACaagaatataaaaagtaaatgaaaacaaaagaaagacaaagaaaatatttagtattaaaatttagatatattaatataacttttatatataaaattgttgATGAATTCACTAATTAGA
This region includes:
- the LOC114386325 gene encoding F-box/kelch-repeat protein At1g26930-like produces the protein MLDGRSCVVPRLFSGTCQAENEWSYMKCLLELDIKNGKRPMGIDDVEEDEPHQPRKCTKKLDSCHRVEMARISFQRQSIEAKDSVVVPPLDQETIEPLSVCQGVVGEEGALTDRLLCEKEHEGDGDLMDFGDHQSDKQQQAQPGDLSDFGVRLFDEDQLQHDDNLLNLSEQQSEGRQQQHHHGGDSSDSSSLLPRMNRDSSITCLSRCSRSDYGSLASLNRSFRNIIRSGELYQWRRLNGIMEHWIYFSCALLEWEAYDPIRQRWMHLPRMASNECFMCSDKESLAAGTELLVFGRELRSHVTYRYSLLTNSWTSGTRMNAPRCLFGSASLGEIAILAGGCDSEGHILDSAELYNSETQTWETLPRMKKPRKMSSGVFMDGKFYVIGGIGGSDSKLLTCGEEYNLQTRTWTEIPNMSPGRSSRGPEMPATAEAPPLVAVVNDELYAADYADMEVKKYDKERNVWFTIGRLPERAVSMNGWGLAFRACGDKLIVIGGPRTHGEGFIELNSWVPSEGPPRWDLLARKRSGNFVYNCAVMGC